The Antarcticibacterium sp. 1MA-6-2 genome has a window encoding:
- a CDS encoding translocation/assembly module TamB domain-containing protein, with product MNDRISFDRQGITMNNFTISDEDNNELVVDGTIATTDYTDYGFELTVNADNFRAINSTKDDNDFYYGTLVLDTRLTIGGSLDTPVVNGSVSVNEGTDLSIVLPQEDPTIADREGVVEFVDETSLRMKEMREIEETVNTSELQGMDVSVNIDINEEAEFTIVVDEGNGDYLNLQGEAQLTASIDPSGNTSLSGRYEFTEGAYEMSFNFIKRRFEIEPGSFIQWNGEPTNATINITAIYETETAPIDLLGNQLANLTQSARNMYKQELPFQTLLKMRGDLLEPELTFDIRLPEGNYSVATEILNSSRAKLEQLRQQPSELNKQVFALLLLNRFIGENPFASEAGGTSAESLARQSVSKILSQQLNDLAGDLIGGVELNFDLESTDDYTTGQREQRTDLNVGLSKSLLND from the coding sequence ATGAACGACCGGATCTCTTTTGACAGGCAGGGTATAACTATGAATAACTTTACCATATCTGATGAAGATAATAACGAATTGGTAGTGGATGGTACCATTGCAACTACAGATTACACTGATTATGGATTTGAATTAACCGTAAATGCCGATAATTTCAGGGCTATCAACTCTACTAAAGATGACAATGATTTCTACTACGGAACCCTGGTTTTGGATACCCGGCTTACCATTGGCGGCAGCCTTGATACTCCCGTGGTAAATGGAAGTGTAAGTGTAAATGAAGGAACAGATCTAAGTATTGTATTGCCGCAGGAAGATCCCACAATTGCAGACAGAGAAGGAGTGGTGGAATTTGTAGACGAAACCAGCCTTAGAATGAAAGAAATGAGGGAAATAGAAGAAACTGTAAATACCTCTGAACTGCAAGGGATGGACGTATCAGTTAATATTGACATAAATGAAGAAGCGGAGTTCACCATAGTTGTAGACGAAGGAAACGGGGATTATTTAAACCTGCAGGGAGAAGCACAGTTGACTGCGAGCATTGATCCTTCAGGAAATACCAGTCTTTCCGGCAGGTATGAATTTACAGAAGGAGCTTATGAAATGTCCTTCAATTTTATAAAAAGAAGATTTGAAATAGAACCGGGTAGTTTTATCCAATGGAACGGGGAACCTACAAATGCAACAATAAACATAACAGCTATTTATGAAACTGAAACCGCTCCTATAGATCTTTTAGGCAACCAGCTTGCTAATCTAACACAATCTGCAAGGAATATGTACAAGCAGGAATTGCCTTTTCAAACACTTTTGAAAATGAGGGGAGACCTTCTGGAACCGGAGTTGACCTTTGACATAAGATTACCTGAAGGCAATTACAGTGTTGCCACTGAAATCCTGAATAGTTCCAGGGCTAAACTGGAGCAACTTCGTCAACAACCTTCAGAATTAAATAAACAGGTTTTCGCTTTACTCCTTCTCAACAGGTTCATAGGTGAAAATCCTTTTGCCAGTGAGGCAGGCGGCACCAGTGCAGAGTCACTTGCGAGGCAGAGTGTGAGTAAGATCTTATCACAACAACTAAATGATCTTGCCGGGGATCTTATAGGTGGAGTAGAATTAAATTTTGATCTTGAATCTACTGATGATTATACAACAGGACAGCGGGAACAACGAACAGATCTTAACGTAGGCCTATCCAAAAGCTTATTAAATGACTAA
- a CDS encoding M3 family metallopeptidase, with protein sequence MLAQDSPQTKIEMNRKNVEENVLLKEYQGPYGGVPAFDKMNLDQLEPAIERGMELHLQEIQKIANDPQPPTFENTIVAMERAGKPLNRAFTYYGIWSSNISSPEFREIQAELAPQISEYSSKILQNEKLFKRIKTVYDNSRQTPLPEDQQRVVHLVYENFALDGAELNDEAKQRYAEINKELSQLYTKFSNNVLAEEENYVVFLTKDQLSGLPESFVKASAKAAEDRGEDGKYAITNTRSSMDPFLTYSDERELRKKVWTNYYSRGDNNDEFDNNDIIKQILKLRDERVSLMGYDNYAEWRLQNRMAKNPENAMDLMMAVWPAALARVEEEVADMQELANAEGANIEIKPWDYRYYAEKVRKDKYDLNSDEVKQYLQLDKLTQALFFTAGELFNFKFTPVPEASVPVFHEEVKVWEVTDKDSGEHIGLWYLDPFARKGKRSGAWATTYRSHTTFDGKETVLSSNNSNFVKPAPGEPALISWDDATTFFHEFGHALHFLSSNVKYPTLNGGVRDYTEFQSQLLERWLSTDKVINQFLLHHETGEPIPADLVEKIKKASTFNQGFETTEFLASALMDMKYHTTDPANIDPRTFEKETLEELGMPEEIVMRHRSPHFGHVFSGEGYATGYYGYLWADVLTSDAAEAFAESPGGFYDKSLATRLVQYLFAPRNAMDPAEAYQKFRGRDATINALMRDRGFPVPEGEPK encoded by the coding sequence ATGTTAGCCCAGGACTCACCACAAACAAAAATTGAAATGAACAGAAAAAATGTAGAGGAAAATGTTCTCCTAAAAGAATATCAGGGACCATATGGAGGAGTCCCGGCTTTTGATAAAATGAATCTGGACCAATTAGAACCCGCAATTGAAAGAGGTATGGAGCTTCATTTGCAGGAAATTCAGAAGATAGCAAATGATCCCCAGCCTCCAACATTTGAAAATACTATTGTGGCAATGGAAAGAGCAGGCAAACCTCTTAATCGCGCTTTTACCTACTATGGTATATGGAGCAGTAATATCTCCTCACCGGAATTTCGTGAGATACAGGCAGAACTTGCTCCACAAATTTCTGAGTATTCTTCAAAAATTCTTCAAAACGAGAAGCTTTTTAAAAGAATAAAAACAGTTTATGATAATTCCCGGCAAACACCATTACCGGAAGATCAGCAAAGAGTAGTACATCTTGTATATGAGAACTTTGCTTTAGACGGAGCAGAATTAAACGATGAAGCCAAACAACGTTACGCCGAAATAAATAAAGAACTCTCTCAATTATATACTAAGTTTTCAAACAATGTCCTTGCCGAGGAGGAAAATTATGTTGTTTTTCTTACAAAGGACCAGCTAAGCGGCCTTCCTGAATCTTTTGTAAAAGCTTCAGCCAAAGCTGCTGAAGATCGTGGAGAAGACGGAAAATACGCCATAACAAATACCCGCTCTTCAATGGATCCATTTCTCACCTATTCCGATGAAAGAGAACTAAGAAAAAAAGTTTGGACAAATTACTATTCCCGCGGAGATAATAATGATGAGTTCGACAATAATGATATAATTAAACAAATTTTAAAGCTGCGGGATGAGAGAGTAAGCTTAATGGGATATGATAATTATGCTGAATGGCGACTGCAAAACCGAATGGCTAAAAATCCTGAAAACGCAATGGACCTAATGATGGCCGTATGGCCTGCCGCACTAGCCAGGGTTGAAGAAGAGGTGGCCGATATGCAGGAGCTGGCTAATGCTGAAGGTGCCAATATTGAAATTAAACCCTGGGATTATCGCTACTATGCAGAGAAGGTGAGAAAAGACAAATATGATCTTAACAGCGACGAGGTAAAGCAATATCTGCAACTGGACAAGCTTACCCAGGCTCTGTTTTTTACAGCAGGGGAACTTTTTAATTTTAAGTTCACCCCAGTTCCTGAAGCTAGTGTTCCCGTTTTTCACGAGGAGGTAAAAGTTTGGGAAGTGACCGATAAAGATTCCGGAGAACATATTGGATTATGGTACCTGGATCCATTTGCCCGCAAAGGAAAACGATCTGGTGCCTGGGCCACCACCTACAGAAGCCACACCACATTTGATGGAAAGGAAACGGTATTATCCTCCAATAATTCAAATTTTGTAAAACCTGCTCCGGGAGAACCAGCCCTAATTTCCTGGGATGATGCTACAACATTCTTCCATGAGTTTGGACACGCCCTTCACTTTCTATCTTCAAACGTGAAATACCCTACCCTTAATGGAGGGGTGAGAGATTATACTGAATTCCAGTCACAGCTGCTCGAAAGATGGCTGTCCACTGACAAAGTCATTAATCAATTTCTTTTACATCACGAAACCGGGGAACCCATTCCGGCCGATTTGGTAGAGAAGATCAAAAAAGCTTCGACTTTTAACCAGGGATTTGAAACAACAGAATTTCTTGCTTCAGCTTTAATGGATATGAAATATCACACTACTGATCCTGCGAACATAGATCCACGAACTTTTGAAAAAGAAACCCTTGAGGAATTGGGAATGCCAGAAGAAATAGTAATGAGACATCGTTCTCCTCATTTTGGGCATGTATTCTCCGGCGAAGGATATGCCACAGGATATTATGGATATTTGTGGGCCGATGTTCTTACATCAGACGCTGCAGAAGCTTTTGCTGAATCTCCTGGTGGATTTTATGATAAGAGTTTAGCGACCAGGCTGGTACAATATCTATTTGCACCTCGTAACGCAATGGATCCTGCCGAAGCATACCAAAAATTCCGTGGAAGAGATGCAACTATTAATGCTCTTATGAGAGACAGAGGATTTCCTGTTCCCGAAGGAGAACCTAAGTGA
- a CDS encoding chemotaxis protein CheB encodes MATTRLIAVGASAGGLEALKAFFQNLPGDDNNSYVVIQHLSPDYKSMMGELLAKSTNLQIEQIKDNMEILPGRIYLIPPVNNLVIQNGMLHLLEKPKDQKLNLPIDMFLQSLAEYKTDKAIAVILSGT; translated from the coding sequence GTGGCAACTACAAGATTAATAGCTGTTGGTGCAAGTGCAGGAGGGTTAGAAGCTTTAAAAGCCTTTTTTCAGAATCTTCCGGGTGATGACAATAATTCATATGTAGTCATTCAACATCTTTCGCCAGACTATAAAAGTATGATGGGGGAACTATTGGCAAAATCTACCAATCTTCAAATTGAACAAATTAAGGACAATATGGAGATTCTACCGGGTAGAATTTATTTAATTCCTCCGGTAAATAACCTTGTGATCCAAAATGGCATGCTTCATCTTCTTGAAAAACCCAAGGATCAAAAGCTTAATTTGCCAATAGATATGTTTCTTCAATCCCTCGCCGAATATAAAACCGACAAAGCAATTGCTGTTATTCTTAGTGGTACTTAA
- a CDS encoding CheR family methyltransferase — protein sequence MVMVQDPEQAKFDGMPQSAIHTGLVDYVLKVEDMGEELSNFINAPVVLHFTEGNIEYDEHTLSKILHLVNEKTGLDFREYKHSTLARRVARRVNVCRCNSLGEYYSLLQSNENEIPVLYREFLIGVTKFFRDSRVWDILREEVIPDLIKNKKEGEILKIWDVGCSTGEEAYSLGMLLNEEIERQDKKVEVKIFATDISQKHLDIGSQGIYSESIVADVAPHLMQKYFCVKSKGYQVVEQIRRMVIFSKHNVIKNPPFSNMEMVLCRNLLIYFQPSIQRKALNVLHYGLKEEGVLVLGTSETVQTHREFFEDISRKWKIYRNINPRKRLNSENLHSSSRILVENKTFRKRSNVSASQGNIRQKFVNELNEAILEQFGGASVFVDSEFNILQAIGQFRRYANLPVNGFSINLLDMLEQDLKHIVQATVRNAEKENDKVYYKDAVYEHNFEKKSLDLIVKPFKQHNLDNENSFVITFLEKEIELHKITEVEKVTLTSRTKEYIAELETELKRTKEELQTSLEEIETSNEELQAANEELLASNEELQSTNEELQSVNEEINTVNAENVQKMDDLAELNADMNNLLESIDIGTIFLDSSLRIRKFTPAIKKHFSLINSDIGRPIHNFTTNFGVLKGRKDLLSRCKKVIETGKKQERHIVSREGNHYLQRISPFINSGEKPDGVVITFVDIETLQKAQDKLVASEKKFKSFYEKDPVLHFSVDPNTSIIKECNEKAVEKLGYSSKEELIGRPMYELYEDEAQLKAVKLNNLFIKQGELTNVEQEMITKSGKKLPVLLNSTVELDEDNNVVSNRFTCVDISELKEAQVRLRKKKVALERANKDLEQFVSICSHDLQEPLATIKFGSDILGKIYSKQLDEKGKEYIKYIDEASDRLSNQIKALLDHSRIGQNTEKTLVNTKELVEVVKYDLGKRIKDTSAKIHVGALPKIMAYQVELRLLFQNLISNALKYKAEDRDPEIRISAFPEGNFWVFSIMDNGIGISEEDQKNIFTIFNRVKTREKYEGTGVGLAHAEKIVLLHEGTIWVDSQPGVGSTFYFKVKTD from the coding sequence ATGGTAATGGTCCAGGATCCTGAACAGGCAAAGTTCGATGGCATGCCTCAAAGTGCTATACATACAGGATTGGTGGACTATGTTTTAAAAGTTGAAGATATGGGTGAGGAGCTAAGCAATTTTATTAATGCTCCTGTGGTATTACACTTTACTGAAGGTAATATTGAATATGATGAACATACCTTATCTAAAATTCTTCACCTGGTAAATGAAAAAACAGGTTTGGATTTTAGGGAATACAAACATTCAACGCTTGCCAGGAGGGTTGCCAGGAGAGTAAATGTATGTAGATGTAATTCATTGGGAGAATATTACAGCTTATTACAGTCCAATGAAAATGAAATTCCTGTGCTTTATCGGGAGTTTTTAATAGGGGTCACAAAATTCTTCAGGGATTCGCGGGTGTGGGATATTTTAAGGGAGGAAGTAATTCCAGATCTTATTAAGAATAAAAAGGAAGGTGAAATTTTAAAAATATGGGATGTTGGCTGCAGTACAGGAGAGGAAGCCTATTCTCTTGGTATGCTTTTGAACGAAGAAATTGAGCGGCAGGACAAAAAAGTAGAGGTTAAGATTTTTGCGACTGACATTTCACAAAAACACCTTGATATAGGAAGCCAGGGAATATATTCAGAGAGTATAGTTGCAGACGTTGCACCACATCTCATGCAAAAATATTTTTGTGTTAAAAGCAAAGGATATCAGGTTGTAGAACAAATAAGAAGAATGGTTATTTTTTCTAAACACAACGTGATCAAGAATCCACCATTTAGTAATATGGAAATGGTTTTGTGCCGTAACCTATTGATTTATTTTCAGCCCTCTATTCAAAGGAAAGCTTTAAATGTACTGCACTACGGTTTAAAAGAAGAAGGTGTTTTAGTGTTGGGCACAAGTGAAACTGTTCAAACTCACCGGGAATTTTTTGAGGATATAAGCCGAAAATGGAAAATTTACCGGAACATTAATCCTCGTAAAAGGCTAAATTCTGAAAATTTACATTCATCTTCCCGTATTCTGGTTGAAAATAAGACGTTTAGAAAACGTAGTAATGTTTCTGCTTCTCAGGGGAATATAAGACAGAAGTTCGTCAACGAACTTAATGAAGCTATTCTGGAACAATTCGGTGGGGCTAGTGTTTTTGTTGATTCAGAATTTAATATTCTACAGGCAATTGGTCAATTTAGAAGATACGCTAATTTACCTGTTAACGGTTTTTCTATCAATCTCCTGGATATGTTAGAGCAGGACCTGAAGCACATAGTGCAAGCTACCGTGAGAAATGCCGAAAAAGAGAACGATAAGGTATATTACAAAGATGCAGTCTATGAACACAATTTTGAGAAGAAATCTCTGGATCTAATTGTAAAACCTTTTAAACAGCACAACCTCGACAACGAAAATAGTTTTGTTATTACGTTCTTAGAAAAAGAAATTGAACTGCATAAAATAACAGAAGTTGAGAAGGTTACCCTTACCAGCAGGACTAAAGAGTACATTGCAGAACTTGAGACCGAACTAAAGAGGACTAAAGAGGAATTGCAAACCTCCCTTGAGGAAATTGAAACCAGCAATGAAGAATTGCAGGCGGCTAATGAAGAATTGCTTGCCAGTAATGAAGAGTTGCAAAGTACCAATGAAGAACTACAGAGTGTAAACGAGGAGATAAATACAGTGAATGCAGAAAATGTTCAGAAAATGGATGATCTGGCTGAACTAAATGCGGACATGAATAATCTTCTCGAAAGTATTGATATAGGTACCATATTTCTCGACAGTTCCCTGAGAATAAGAAAATTTACACCAGCTATTAAAAAACACTTCAGCCTTATAAATTCTGACATAGGAAGGCCTATTCATAATTTCACAACCAATTTTGGAGTTTTAAAAGGACGTAAAGATCTTCTTTCAAGATGTAAAAAAGTAATTGAAACAGGAAAAAAGCAGGAAAGACATATAGTTTCACGGGAAGGAAATCATTATTTACAACGTATTTCCCCTTTTATCAATTCCGGAGAAAAACCCGATGGTGTTGTAATAACTTTTGTAGATATAGAGACTTTACAAAAGGCCCAGGATAAATTAGTGGCAAGTGAAAAGAAATTTAAATCTTTTTACGAAAAAGATCCTGTGCTTCACTTTAGTGTAGACCCTAATACCTCTATAATAAAAGAGTGTAATGAAAAGGCAGTTGAGAAGCTGGGATATTCCTCAAAAGAGGAATTGATTGGCAGGCCTATGTATGAACTTTATGAAGATGAAGCTCAGCTTAAAGCTGTAAAACTCAATAATTTGTTTATAAAGCAGGGGGAACTTACTAATGTAGAGCAGGAAATGATTACCAAATCTGGTAAAAAATTACCAGTACTTCTTAATTCTACAGTGGAGTTGGATGAGGATAACAATGTGGTGAGTAACAGGTTCACCTGTGTTGATATATCTGAACTTAAGGAGGCCCAGGTAAGACTACGAAAAAAGAAAGTAGCTTTGGAAAGAGCAAATAAAGATTTGGAGCAATTTGTTTCCATTTGTTCTCATGACCTGCAGGAACCTTTAGCAACTATTAAATTTGGAAGTGACATTTTGGGCAAGATATATTCCAAACAGCTGGACGAAAAGGGTAAGGAATATATTAAATATATTGATGAAGCTTCAGACAGGCTTTCGAACCAGATCAAAGCTTTACTCGATCATTCCAGGATTGGCCAAAATACTGAAAAAACTTTGGTAAATACCAAAGAACTTGTCGAGGTAGTGAAGTATGATCTTGGAAAACGAATTAAAGATACAAGTGCAAAAATTCATGTTGGTGCCCTGCCAAAAATAATGGCCTACCAGGTGGAATTAAGGCTCCTGTTTCAAAACCTTATAAGTAATGCTTTAAAATATAAAGCTGAAGACCGGGATCCGGAGATTAGAATTTCAGCTTTTCCCGAGGGGAACTTTTGGGTTTTCTCAATTATGGATAACGGTATAGGAATTTCGGAAGAAGATCAAAAAAATATATTTACCATATTTAACCGGGTTAAAACACGTGAAAAATATGAAGGTACCGGGGTGGGACTTGCTCACGCTGAAAAAATCGTTTTACTCCATGAAGGAACAATTTGGGTAGATTCTCAACCGGGAGTAGGAAGTACTTTTTATTTTAAAGTGAAAACGGACTAA
- a CDS encoding histidine kinase dimerization/phospho-acceptor domain-containing protein: MILACDKRNFRITQCSENSSEILRFKVSELVGKPLSVLLAENSYKGLNPGKGEKILLPEAKFNNSSFLVIAHTSEESLILEFEPLAGSTTPVNYQEQLSRILNELTAAESIEQMCNKAAYLVKTLFGYDRVMLYHFDEEWNGEVIAEEKEEKLESWLGLHYPATDIPKPSRDLFLKQGVRMISDVNYSPAVITPEYSPINNKPLDLSRSELRAVSPIHIEYLKNMGVGASLTAAIVLNGKLWGLLACHHYIAKFVDYYQRQSVKFLTQIFTNRLAVKTTEISIEKSRYSLEIRKKLVEQMDNNQDIISAITKDKTSFTEIISCSGGAVFLEDEIELVGKTPSREEVQHLVENLLNRQKIFHTNQLEKIFRAAGAYKDVASGVLSVQIGESEKNLLIWFREETSESVNWGGKPEKDEVIKGGVKYLSPRNSFKKWTQKVSGISRPWRDYEFDAAIALQESITHKIVQQQKEEINDLNKRLTLVNKELEAFSYSISHDLRAPLRGISGYANILLQDHGSQLDEKGVKALNTIKNSAAGLNLLINDLLSFAKLGNEKIQRKLRDLEKLIEEILASLNLEDNYSNTQISIKNGFPGITGDEKLIFQLYSNLIENALKYSSGVASPTIEMGAMQQSEQPDVFYVRDNGIGFNPKLSNKIFDVFSRLVGEEYAGTR; this comes from the coding sequence GTGATTCTCGCCTGTGACAAAAGAAACTTCAGGATAACTCAGTGTAGTGAAAACTCTTCTGAAATTCTGAGGTTTAAAGTTTCTGAGCTTGTAGGAAAACCACTGTCTGTCCTGTTAGCTGAAAACTCTTACAAAGGTTTAAATCCGGGAAAAGGAGAAAAAATCCTGCTTCCCGAAGCAAAGTTCAATAATTCCTCTTTTCTCGTTATTGCGCATACTTCCGAAGAAAGTTTGATCCTGGAGTTTGAGCCATTGGCAGGTAGTACAACACCTGTCAATTATCAGGAGCAGCTAAGTAGGATCCTCAATGAATTAACAGCGGCAGAATCTATCGAGCAAATGTGCAATAAGGCTGCTTACCTGGTAAAGACGCTTTTTGGGTATGACCGGGTAATGCTTTATCACTTTGACGAGGAGTGGAACGGGGAAGTAATTGCCGAAGAGAAAGAGGAAAAGCTGGAGAGCTGGTTAGGACTTCATTATCCAGCTACAGATATTCCAAAACCTTCAAGAGATCTATTTTTAAAACAGGGGGTAAGAATGATTAGCGATGTTAATTATTCTCCTGCAGTAATTACTCCCGAATATTCTCCAATAAATAATAAACCACTGGACCTTTCCCGGTCTGAGCTTCGGGCTGTGTCTCCCATTCATATTGAATATTTAAAAAATATGGGTGTTGGAGCTTCTTTAACGGCAGCTATTGTTTTAAACGGTAAGTTGTGGGGTCTCCTTGCCTGCCACCATTACATAGCAAAATTTGTAGATTATTATCAACGGCAATCGGTAAAATTTCTTACCCAGATCTTTACCAACAGGCTTGCCGTAAAAACTACCGAAATATCTATAGAAAAATCCCGGTATTCTTTGGAGATAAGGAAGAAGCTCGTGGAGCAAATGGATAATAACCAGGATATAATTTCAGCAATAACAAAAGATAAAACTTCTTTTACCGAAATCATTTCCTGTTCTGGTGGAGCAGTTTTTTTAGAAGATGAAATTGAACTTGTTGGTAAAACACCCTCCCGGGAGGAAGTGCAGCATTTAGTAGAAAATCTTCTTAATAGGCAAAAGATATTTCACACCAATCAACTGGAAAAGATCTTTCGTGCTGCGGGTGCTTATAAGGACGTAGCTTCGGGAGTACTTTCAGTACAAATAGGTGAAAGTGAAAAAAACCTTCTAATATGGTTTCGGGAAGAAACTTCAGAAAGTGTAAATTGGGGAGGAAAACCTGAAAAAGATGAAGTCATTAAGGGAGGAGTAAAATATTTAAGCCCTCGCAACTCTTTCAAAAAATGGACACAGAAGGTATCAGGAATTTCGAGACCCTGGAGAGATTATGAATTTGATGCAGCGATTGCACTGCAGGAGAGTATTACCCATAAAATTGTTCAGCAACAAAAAGAGGAAATAAATGACCTAAATAAGCGCCTTACCCTGGTCAACAAAGAACTTGAGGCGTTTTCTTATAGTATTTCCCACGATTTACGAGCCCCATTAAGAGGAATAAGTGGTTATGCAAATATTTTATTGCAAGATCACGGTTCCCAATTAGATGAAAAGGGAGTGAAAGCATTAAATACAATTAAAAATTCTGCTGCAGGATTAAATCTCCTTATAAACGATCTTTTAAGTTTTGCGAAGCTTGGAAACGAGAAAATTCAGAGGAAACTTAGAGACCTGGAAAAGCTTATAGAGGAAATACTGGCTTCTTTAAACCTGGAGGACAATTATAGCAACACTCAAATTTCGATTAAAAACGGCTTTCCCGGTATTACCGGAGATGAAAAACTCATATTTCAATTGTATAGTAATCTTATTGAAAATGCTCTAAAATATTCTTCAGGAGTTGCCAGCCCTACGATAGAAATGGGTGCCATGCAACAAAGTGAACAGCCAGACGTTTTTTATGTAAGAGATAATGGAATAGGCTTTAATCCCAAATTAAGCAATAAAATATTTGATGTGTTTTCCCGGCTGGTGGGTGAGGAATATGCAGGAACCAGATAG
- a CDS encoding ATP-binding protein: MARKVVDKHQGKIWAESSPGQGSTFYFTLAGNAE; the protein is encoded by the coding sequence ATTGCCAGGAAGGTAGTTGATAAACACCAGGGGAAAATATGGGCTGAAAGCTCCCCCGGCCAGGGTTCCACTTTTTATTTTACTTTAGCGGGTAATGCTGAATAA
- a CDS encoding response regulator, whose product MITIPLRILLVEDVKTDAELIIWHINKIVEFPHVKVVDDLEDFELALQSFVPDVVISDYNLPTSSGIEIFESARSTDDSIPFIFLTGTIEDEVLASNTFLAGASGFILKKHMDNLDAKLGPLLKQIVFNMVGRTEIREKVRQNKIAVNQIYNYLDNLNVDTEEQRENIIQIRKNIENIKSDAGKVKGRNKGASQGD is encoded by the coding sequence ATGATCACGATTCCACTACGAATCCTTTTGGTTGAAGATGTAAAGACAGATGCAGAGCTTATAATCTGGCATATCAATAAAATAGTGGAATTTCCACACGTAAAAGTGGTGGATGACCTGGAAGATTTTGAACTGGCACTCCAAAGTTTTGTGCCAGATGTTGTGATATCTGATTATAACCTCCCTACCTCTTCAGGAATTGAAATTTTTGAAAGTGCACGATCTACAGATGATTCAATTCCCTTTATATTTCTCACGGGAACAATAGAAGATGAGGTATTGGCTTCTAACACCTTTCTTGCAGGTGCCAGTGGTTTTATTCTAAAAAAGCATATGGATAATCTCGATGCGAAGTTAGGGCCTCTACTGAAGCAGATTGTTTTTAATATGGTAGGGAGAACAGAGATAAGGGAGAAGGTAAGGCAAAACAAGATCGCGGTGAACCAAATTTACAATTACCTCGATAACCTCAATGTTGATACAGAGGAGCAAAGGGAGAATATTATTCAAATAAGGAAGAACATAGAAAACATAAAATCAGATGCTGGAAAGGTTAAGGGAAGAAACAAAGGAGCTTCACAGGGAGATTGA
- a CDS encoding biliverdin-producing heme oxygenase: MLERLREETKELHREIEKGNLAEFILSHTITRDQYKLLLLQNYIAYSVTEGQIKVFLVEFPADKCEQLQKDLEGEGVDYSIAKNFQKYFSINNRAEAIGAAYVVEGSSLGGMMISQQIAKCPSLSEIEKHHFFSGNRQAVNGWKQFCKMVKKETFSASEEEQAVQKARETFQFFGKVFSEVKLLTPSEVIPVNK, translated from the coding sequence ATGCTGGAAAGGTTAAGGGAAGAAACAAAGGAGCTTCACAGGGAGATTGAGAAAGGAAATTTAGCTGAATTTATCCTCTCCCATACTATTACACGGGATCAATATAAGCTGCTATTGCTGCAAAATTATATAGCTTATTCAGTTACTGAAGGACAAATAAAAGTTTTCCTTGTTGAATTCCCGGCTGATAAGTGTGAACAGCTTCAAAAGGATTTGGAAGGAGAGGGAGTGGATTATTCTATCGCTAAAAATTTTCAAAAATACTTCAGCATAAACAATAGAGCTGAAGCCATAGGAGCTGCTTATGTTGTTGAAGGCTCCTCTTTGGGAGGAATGATGATTTCCCAACAAATAGCAAAATGTCCTTCTCTATCAGAAATAGAAAAGCATCATTTCTTTAGTGGGAACAGGCAAGCCGTAAATGGCTGGAAGCAGTTCTGCAAAATGGTAAAAAAGGAAACATTTTCAGCTTCTGAAGAAGAGCAGGCAGTGCAAAAAGCCAGGGAAACATTTCAGTTTTTTGGCAAAGTTTTTTCTGAAGTGAAATTGCTTACCCCTTCCGAGGTTATACCTGTGAATAAATAA
- a CDS encoding pseudouridine synthase — protein MKVENFKLYKPYGFLSQFLNNQTKRKNKKLLGELHEFPPGSMAIGRLDEDSEGLLFITTSGNISEEVRSKKVEKEYYVQVDGSIDPQAIERLKDGVEISVNGQKYLTLPCRAYLLKTPPALPVRLKKVRDDRHGLSSWISITLVEGKFRQIRKMTAVVGYPTLRLVRVRIGQETIEGFSPGEVREVSEFLLDI, from the coding sequence ATGAAAGTTGAAAACTTTAAACTTTATAAACCCTATGGTTTTTTAAGCCAATTCCTCAATAATCAGACTAAACGGAAGAATAAAAAGTTGCTTGGCGAATTGCACGAATTTCCTCCCGGCTCCATGGCCATTGGACGTCTTGATGAAGATTCAGAAGGTTTGCTGTTTATTACTACGAGTGGAAATATAAGTGAGGAGGTAAGAAGTAAAAAGGTTGAAAAGGAATATTACGTACAGGTAGATGGTTCTATAGATCCACAGGCCATTGAAAGATTAAAGGATGGGGTTGAAATTTCGGTTAATGGTCAAAAATATTTAACACTTCCCTGCCGGGCTTATCTTCTTAAGACTCCTCCTGCTCTACCCGTACGCCTTAAGAAAGTTAGAGATGATCGCCATGGTCTCAGCAGCTGGATTTCTATAACCTTGGTAGAGGGAAAATTCCGGCAAATTAGGAAAATGACGGCCGTAGTAGGATATCCCACCCTTAGGCTGGTTCGTGTGCGGATTGGCCAGGAAACTATCGAGGGGTTTTCGCCGGGAGAGGTCAGAGAAGTATCAGAGTTTCTTCTGGATATTTAA